One genomic region from Mycobacterium basiliense encodes:
- a CDS encoding 1-aminocyclopropane-1-carboxylate deaminase/D-cysteine desulfhydrase — protein MSVLAVVTAAAASVIMAEVLTAYLHARFPEVRDTLDRFPLGDGPTPVRQLSRLISTQPVWIKDDGVYGNGGWGGNKVRKLEWLLPEIKRQRRSTILTFGGLGTNWGLAATLYAHEFGIHTALALVDQPVDEHVEAHLQRLRASGADIHLTHSKARTVAVAPYLYLRHRRPYLLPVGGSSPLGTLGYVEAGLELAAQVQAGAMPAPSSVVTAVGSGGTVAGLYLGLALAGLTDTQVIGIVVNDKLHLDHRSITSLADRAARLLESRGANLPHTDLPANRLMLLRDWLGAGYGHPTSQGTHALQHARETEGLDLDPVYTAKTMAALLDLAANDRLPGGPTLYLHTNGPR, from the coding sequence GTGTCGGTGCTCGCCGTGGTCACCGCTGCTGCCGCATCGGTGATAATGGCCGAGGTGTTAACCGCATACCTGCATGCGCGCTTTCCCGAGGTGCGCGACACCCTCGACCGCTTCCCCCTCGGCGACGGGCCCACGCCCGTGCGTCAGCTGTCCCGGCTGATCAGCACCCAACCGGTGTGGATCAAGGACGACGGCGTCTACGGCAACGGTGGTTGGGGCGGCAACAAGGTCCGCAAGCTGGAATGGCTGCTGCCTGAGATCAAAAGACAGCGCCGTAGCACGATCTTGACTTTCGGTGGCCTCGGTACCAACTGGGGTCTGGCCGCCACCCTGTACGCCCACGAATTCGGCATCCACACCGCCCTGGCGCTCGTCGATCAACCGGTGGACGAGCACGTCGAGGCCCACCTGCAACGCCTCCGCGCATCGGGTGCCGACATCCATCTCACGCACAGCAAAGCCCGCACGGTCGCTGTTGCGCCATATCTTTACCTGCGCCACCGCCGGCCCTACCTGCTGCCCGTCGGTGGGTCGTCACCGTTGGGGACCCTCGGCTACGTCGAGGCGGGGCTCGAGCTCGCCGCACAGGTACAGGCCGGCGCCATGCCGGCACCATCGTCCGTCGTCACCGCGGTCGGATCCGGTGGCACGGTCGCGGGCCTGTACCTCGGACTGGCGCTTGCCGGTCTCACCGACACCCAGGTGATAGGCATCGTCGTCAACGACAAGCTCCACCTGGATCACCGCTCAATCACATCGCTTGCCGATCGGGCGGCGCGGCTGCTCGAAAGCCGAGGCGCCAACCTGCCACACACCGACTTGCCGGCAAACCGACTGATGCTGCTACGCGACTGGTTGGGCGCCGGCTACGGCCACCCGACCAGTCAGGGCACTCACGCGCTGCAACACGCACGCGAAACCGAAGGCCTTGACCTGGATCCGGTCTATACCGCCAAAACGATGGCGGCACTGCTCGATCTCGCGGCCAACGACCGGCTGCCGGGCGGACCCACGCTCTATCTGCACACCAACGGGCCCCGGTAG
- the hrpA gene encoding ATP-dependent RNA helicase HrpA — protein sequence MTPIVTWVCEPSVETSAAQLRRRLDGVSIRDAARLGRRLKHLRGAKPEKLRALADQISQAESLIASRQAGVPAITYPALPVSERRQEIADAIAAHQVVVVAGETGSGKTTQLPKICIELGRGIRGTIGHTQPRRLAARSVAQRVADELRSPIGEAVGYAIRFTDRVSDRTLVKLMTDGILLAEIQRDRRLLSYDTLILDEAHERSLNIDFLLGYLRELLPRRPDLKLIITSATIEPQRFAAHFGAADGGRGGAAPIIEVSGRTYPVQIRYRPLELPVQPGSPQDSSDPDDPDHEIVRTQTRDEVEAIMDAIAELQAEPPGDILVFLSGEREIRDTAEALQELQHIEVLPLYARLSSTEQQKVFAPHTGRRIVLATNVAETSLTVPGIRYVVDPGTARISRYSRRLKVQRLPIEPISQASAAQRAGRCGRVAPGVCIRLYSEDDFAARPRYTEPEILRTNLAAVILQMAALQLGDVEDFPFLDPPDRRSIRDGVQLLQELGAFDQRPEITGLGRRLARLPVDPRLGRMILQADAEGCVREVLVLAAALTIPDPRERPVDREEAARQKHARFADEHSDFMSYLNLWGYLLEQRKRLSGNAFRRMCRDEFLHYLRIREWQDLVGQLRSIARDLDIKEGGKQADEPADPARVHAALLAGLLSHVGLRREDGREYLGARNSQFVLAPGSALTKRPPRWVVVAELVETARLYGRTAARIQPEVVERIAGDLVQRSHSEPHWDAKRGEVMAYERVTLYGLPLAARRRVGYARVEPTVARELFIRHALVEGDWQTHHHFVGDNARLRSQLEELEERARRRDLLVGDDDVYSFYDARIPADVVSARHFDGWWRKQRHKTPELLTFTREDLLRADRIAATAGADRPDAWETADVELPLTYRFEPGAADDGVTVHVPIDVLARLGGDEFAWQVPALRAELVTALIRSLPKDLRRNFVPAPDTARAVLAGIDPSGEPLLGALQRELRSRTGVLVPIAAFDVSKLPPHLRVTFAVESPDGTEIARGKDLAELQERLATPVRNAVARAVAGELERTGLHSWPDDLDELPRLVERTVGARAVRGFPAFVDAGTTVDLRVFATGTEQNHALAPGIRRLLRLSVTSPIKAVDRQLDPRMRLAMGTNPDGSLSALLDDCADAAIDALVPGPVWTRTEFNTLRDGVAEALVSVTFDVVRRVEKVLSAAREVQLALPADPPHGQAAAITDIHALLGRLLPPGFVTATGRGRLADLTRYLTAIRRRLDRLPHSIEADRERMQRVHAVQHAYDELVQTLPPARATAADVRDIGCQIDELRVSLWAQQLGTPRPVSEQRIFRAIDAVRG from the coding sequence ATGACGCCTATCGTCACCTGGGTGTGCGAACCGTCGGTCGAAACCTCTGCGGCGCAATTGCGCCGACGTCTCGACGGTGTGAGCATCCGCGATGCCGCGCGTCTTGGCCGGCGCCTGAAGCACCTCCGCGGCGCGAAACCCGAAAAGCTGCGTGCGCTAGCCGACCAGATTTCACAGGCCGAGTCACTCATTGCCTCCCGGCAAGCCGGCGTCCCGGCGATCACGTACCCCGCATTGCCGGTCAGCGAGCGCCGCCAAGAGATCGCCGACGCGATAGCAGCGCATCAAGTGGTCGTCGTGGCCGGTGAAACCGGGTCGGGCAAGACCACCCAGCTACCCAAGATCTGCATCGAGCTTGGGCGCGGCATCCGTGGAACTATTGGGCACACCCAGCCGCGCCGGCTCGCTGCGCGCAGCGTCGCACAGCGAGTCGCCGACGAACTGCGCAGTCCGATTGGCGAGGCGGTCGGCTACGCCATCCGGTTCACCGACCGGGTCAGCGACCGCACGCTGGTCAAGCTGATGACCGACGGGATCCTGCTCGCCGAGATCCAACGCGACCGCCGGCTGCTGAGCTACGACACGCTGATCCTCGACGAGGCCCACGAGCGCAGCCTCAACATTGACTTCCTGCTCGGTTACCTGCGCGAGCTGCTGCCCCGCCGCCCCGACCTCAAGCTGATCATCACGTCGGCGACCATCGAGCCGCAACGCTTCGCGGCGCATTTCGGCGCGGCCGACGGTGGGCGCGGCGGCGCGGCACCGATTATCGAGGTGTCCGGGCGGACCTACCCAGTGCAGATCAGGTACCGGCCGCTGGAACTTCCCGTCCAGCCTGGTTCCCCGCAGGATTCCAGCGATCCCGACGACCCCGACCACGAAATCGTTCGTACGCAAACCCGCGACGAGGTGGAGGCGATCATGGATGCGATCGCCGAACTCCAAGCCGAACCGCCGGGGGACATTCTGGTGTTCTTGTCCGGTGAGCGCGAAATCCGGGACACCGCAGAGGCTTTGCAGGAATTGCAGCACATTGAGGTGCTTCCGCTCTACGCCCGGTTGAGCAGCACCGAACAACAAAAGGTGTTCGCCCCGCATACCGGGCGGCGCATCGTGCTGGCAACCAATGTCGCCGAGACGTCGCTGACGGTGCCCGGGATCCGCTATGTCGTCGACCCGGGCACCGCCCGCATTTCGCGCTACAGCCGCCGCCTGAAGGTGCAGCGGTTGCCGATCGAGCCGATCTCGCAGGCATCGGCCGCACAGCGCGCCGGCCGGTGCGGTCGGGTTGCGCCCGGTGTATGCATCCGGCTGTATTCCGAGGACGACTTCGCCGCCCGCCCGCGCTACACCGAACCGGAGATCCTGCGGACGAACCTGGCCGCCGTCATCCTGCAGATGGCGGCGCTACAGCTCGGTGACGTCGAAGACTTCCCGTTCCTCGACCCACCCGACCGGCGCAGCATCCGCGACGGCGTGCAGCTGCTGCAGGAACTTGGCGCCTTCGACCAGCGCCCCGAAATCACCGGCCTTGGCCGGCGCCTGGCACGGCTGCCCGTCGACCCAAGGCTGGGCCGAATGATTTTGCAGGCCGACGCCGAGGGCTGTGTGCGGGAAGTGCTGGTGCTAGCGGCCGCGCTGACGATCCCCGACCCGCGGGAGCGGCCGGTTGACCGCGAGGAGGCCGCTCGGCAGAAGCATGCCCGGTTCGCCGACGAACACTCCGACTTCATGTCCTACCTGAACCTGTGGGGCTATCTGCTCGAACAGCGTAAACGACTTTCCGGCAACGCTTTTCGGCGCATGTGCCGGGATGAATTCCTGCACTATCTACGCATCCGCGAGTGGCAGGACCTGGTCGGTCAGCTGCGCAGCATCGCTCGCGACCTCGACATTAAGGAGGGCGGCAAGCAGGCCGACGAGCCGGCCGACCCGGCGCGGGTGCACGCGGCGCTGCTGGCCGGGTTGCTGTCACACGTCGGACTCCGCCGGGAGGATGGCCGCGAGTATCTGGGGGCGCGCAACTCGCAGTTCGTCCTTGCACCGGGCTCGGCTCTGACCAAACGGCCGCCGCGCTGGGTCGTGGTGGCGGAGCTGGTCGAGACCGCGCGGCTGTATGGGCGGACGGCCGCGCGGATCCAGCCGGAGGTCGTCGAACGCATCGCGGGCGACCTGGTGCAGCGCAGCCATAGCGAGCCGCACTGGGACGCAAAACGCGGTGAAGTAATGGCCTACGAGCGGGTGACGCTCTACGGCCTGCCGTTAGCCGCACGTCGCCGGGTGGGTTATGCCCGGGTAGAGCCGACCGTTGCCCGCGAACTGTTCATCCGGCATGCGCTCGTGGAGGGCGATTGGCAGACCCATCATCATTTCGTCGGCGACAATGCGCGATTGCGGTCCCAGCTCGAGGAGCTGGAGGAGCGGGCCCGCCGTCGCGATCTGCTCGTCGGCGATGATGACGTCTACTCGTTCTACGACGCGCGTATCCCGGCGGATGTCGTCTCCGCGCGACACTTCGACGGGTGGTGGAGAAAACAACGCCACAAAACCCCAGAGTTGCTCACGTTTACCCGCGAGGACCTGCTGCGCGCCGACAGGATTGCCGCCACCGCCGGCGCGGATCGGCCCGATGCCTGGGAGACCGCCGACGTCGAGTTGCCGCTGACATATCGGTTCGAGCCGGGAGCCGCCGACGACGGCGTCACGGTGCACGTCCCGATCGACGTGCTGGCGCGCCTGGGTGGCGACGAGTTCGCCTGGCAGGTCCCGGCATTGCGTGCAGAGCTGGTTACCGCTCTGATCCGGTCGTTGCCCAAGGACCTGCGTCGCAACTTCGTTCCCGCCCCCGACACCGCCCGGGCGGTACTGGCCGGGATCGACCCGTCGGGGGAGCCGCTGCTGGGGGCATTGCAGCGCGAACTACGCAGCCGCACCGGCGTTTTGGTGCCCATAGCTGCCTTCGACGTAAGCAAACTGCCGCCGCATCTGCGGGTGACGTTCGCCGTCGAGTCCCCGGACGGTACCGAGATTGCCCGCGGCAAAGACCTCGCGGAACTGCAAGAGCGGCTGGCCACGCCGGTCCGAAACGCGGTGGCACGCGCCGTCGCCGGTGAGCTGGAACGGACGGGCCTGCACAGCTGGCCCGACGATCTCGACGAACTACCGCGGCTGGTCGAACGCACGGTGGGTGCGCGTGCGGTACGCGGATTCCCCGCCTTCGTCGACGCCGGAACCACCGTCGACCTGCGCGTATTCGCGACGGGCACCGAGCAGAATCATGCGCTGGCACCCGGGATACGGCGGTTGCTGCGGCTCAGCGTGACATCCCCGATCAAGGCCGTTGACCGGCAGCTGGACCCGCGGATGCGCTTGGCAATGGGAACCAACCCGGACGGCTCGCTGTCCGCGTTGCTCGACGACTGCGCCGACGCCGCAATCGACGCCCTGGTGCCCGGGCCGGTGTGGACGCGAACCGAGTTCAATACGTTGCGCGACGGGGTGGCGGAGGCCCTCGTATCGGTGACGTTCGATGTGGTACGCCGGGTCGAGAAGGTGCTGTCCGCCGCGCGGGAGGTGCAACTGGCGCTGCCCGCCGACCCGCCGCATGGGCAGGCCGCCGCAATCACCGATATCCACGCTCTACTGGGCAGACTGCTGCCGCCCGGGTTCGTCACCGCAACCGGACGCGGGCGGCTGGCCGATCTGACCCGCTATCTGACCGCAATCCGCCGGCGTCTCGACCGGCTGCCCCACTCGATCGAGGCTGACCGGGAGCGGATGCAACGGGTGCACGCGGTGCAGCATGCCTACGACGAGCTGGTGCAGACGCTACCGCCGGCAAGGGCGACCGCCGCCGACGTCCGCGACATCGGCTGCCAGATCGACGAGCTGCGCGTCAGCCTGTGGGCCCAGCAGCTCGGCACCCCACGTCCGGTCAGTGAACAGCGGATTTTCCGGGCGATTGACGCCGTCCGTGGTTAG
- a CDS encoding restriction endonuclease, whose product MKSAFLFLPLYFGLIIGFIGKSVEIGLVGAGFGMFFAFLVSGKANRGSLRWRRARATMAEIDAMNGAEFEAYVAERLRRAGWEVEFTPAVGDYGVDVIAQKDGQWAAIQCKRHGRPVGVAAVQQVVSGAAHHGCTRSIVISNQEFTSAAKQLAATHGCQLIGRSALQNWVPPPRRRAPAPNNRPRPAASKR is encoded by the coding sequence ATGAAGAGTGCCTTTCTGTTCCTTCCGCTCTACTTCGGGCTCATCATCGGGTTCATCGGTAAAAGCGTCGAGATAGGGCTAGTGGGAGCCGGTTTCGGCATGTTCTTCGCGTTCTTGGTGTCCGGAAAGGCCAATCGGGGCTCGCTGCGGTGGCGGCGGGCCCGAGCAACCATGGCAGAAATCGACGCCATGAACGGGGCAGAGTTTGAGGCCTACGTCGCCGAACGCCTGCGCCGGGCGGGCTGGGAGGTGGAATTCACCCCGGCGGTCGGCGACTACGGCGTCGACGTGATCGCACAAAAAGATGGCCAGTGGGCGGCGATCCAGTGCAAGCGCCACGGTAGACCGGTCGGTGTCGCGGCTGTCCAACAGGTAGTTTCGGGCGCGGCGCACCACGGATGCACGCGGAGCATTGTGATAAGCAACCAAGAATTCACCTCTGCAGCAAAACAATTGGCCGCTACCCACGGTTGTCAGTTGATTGGACGCAGCGCCCTGCAAAACTGGGTGCCGCCGCCCAGGCGACGAGCACCGGCACCGAATAACCGACCACGGCCGGCAGCCTCGAAGCGGTGA
- a CDS encoding serine/threonine-protein kinase: MPLSDGDIFAGYTIQRLLGSGGMGEVYLAKHPRLPRLNALKILSLDATDDEEFRARFIREAELAATLFHPHIVGVHDRGEFHGRLWISMDYVDGSDARQLLEQRSGAGMPLPDVVEIVTAVAEALDVAHERRLLHRDVKPANILVTAPTESARRRVLLTDFGIARETDDTRALTEAQMAIGTVAYAAPEQLTGKPLDGRVDQYALAGTAFHLLTGAPPFDHSNRAVVVGHHLNTPPPRLSERRPDLAHLDDVFAKALAKNPDDRYPRCLDFAEALAAHPIAAKRNADRAAIATGPLDSGDLPSVEPSARPTPSPSAPPAGARRRPPHSGVHTAPFVIDDEPASTKGPHTQRLDRMTVDGTAVSVQKRPAGPEQNEEVWSFCLERYESTGEPHTSIPVELRGTSITGQLANGDVVGVSGIWDGGTLFADAVVNYSVATRGRRRSSVKVKNGRRKGTANAAPGSKSRKAGTVAVIVGFLAVVAIAVAAVFLTHGFGRWSPNGPGPIVQVQRATVFSPGGAPDHPGDAGLAIDGNPNTAWPTDVYVDAAPFPTFKKGVGLVLQLSQPTALSEVTIDVPSTGTEVQIRAADSATPASLSDTTELTPNVPLKPGHNRIRVNNATKTSDVLVWISKLGTTNGQSRTAISDITLRAR, translated from the coding sequence ATGCCGTTGAGCGACGGTGACATCTTCGCCGGTTACACCATTCAGCGGCTGCTCGGCTCCGGTGGAATGGGTGAGGTCTATCTGGCCAAGCATCCCCGCCTGCCGCGTCTGAACGCACTCAAGATTCTGTCGCTGGATGCCACGGACGACGAGGAGTTCCGGGCCAGATTCATCCGCGAAGCCGAGCTGGCGGCGACGCTGTTTCATCCGCACATCGTCGGCGTGCACGACCGTGGCGAGTTCCACGGTCGGTTGTGGATCTCGATGGACTACGTGGACGGGAGTGATGCCCGCCAGCTGCTTGAGCAGCGCTCAGGGGCCGGGATGCCCCTACCCGACGTCGTGGAGATTGTGACGGCGGTCGCCGAAGCCTTGGACGTCGCGCACGAACGGCGCCTGCTGCATCGAGACGTCAAGCCGGCGAACATCCTGGTCACGGCCCCCACCGAGAGCGCACGGCGCCGCGTGCTGTTGACCGACTTCGGCATCGCCCGCGAGACCGACGATACGAGGGCGTTGACCGAGGCTCAGATGGCGATCGGTACCGTCGCCTACGCGGCGCCCGAACAGCTCACCGGCAAGCCGCTGGACGGCCGCGTCGACCAATACGCGCTGGCCGGTACGGCTTTTCACCTGCTGACCGGCGCGCCGCCGTTCGATCACTCCAACCGTGCCGTCGTGGTGGGCCATCACCTCAATACCCCTCCGCCCCGGCTTTCCGAGCGCCGCCCCGACCTTGCCCACCTCGACGACGTGTTCGCCAAGGCGCTGGCCAAGAATCCTGACGATCGCTATCCGCGGTGCCTCGATTTCGCCGAGGCGCTTGCCGCGCATCCGATCGCGGCTAAGCGCAACGCGGACCGGGCCGCCATTGCCACCGGGCCGCTCGATTCGGGGGACCTACCGTCCGTCGAACCATCGGCACGCCCGACGCCCTCCCCATCGGCCCCACCCGCCGGGGCACGGCGCCGTCCCCCACATAGCGGTGTGCACACGGCTCCGTTCGTGATTGACGACGAACCCGCCTCAACCAAGGGACCCCACACCCAGCGGCTGGACCGGATGACGGTGGACGGCACCGCGGTCTCGGTACAGAAACGACCTGCCGGCCCCGAGCAGAACGAGGAAGTCTGGTCGTTCTGTCTGGAGCGATACGAGTCGACCGGAGAGCCACACACCAGCATTCCGGTCGAACTTCGCGGCACCTCCATTACCGGGCAGCTGGCCAACGGTGACGTCGTCGGGGTCAGCGGCATCTGGGATGGCGGGACGCTGTTCGCCGACGCGGTGGTCAACTACTCGGTCGCCACTCGGGGCCGACGACGGTCGTCGGTCAAGGTCAAAAACGGCCGGCGAAAAGGGACAGCCAATGCCGCCCCGGGATCGAAGTCCCGCAAGGCGGGAACCGTCGCCGTGATCGTGGGGTTCCTCGCGGTAGTGGCGATCGCGGTCGCCGCGGTATTCCTCACCCACGGGTTCGGGAGGTGGTCGCCCAACGGTCCGGGGCCGATCGTCCAGGTGCAGCGCGCCACCGTGTTCTCTCCGGGTGGTGCGCCCGACCATCCGGGGGATGCGGGTCTGGCCATCGACGGCAATCCGAATACGGCCTGGCCCACAGACGTCTACGTCGATGCCGCGCCGTTTCCCACGTTCAAGAAGGGCGTCGGCTTGGTATTGCAGCTGTCCCAGCCCACCGCGCTCAGCGAGGTAACCATCGACGTCCCCAGCACCGGAACCGAGGTGCAGATCCGCGCCGCCGACAGCGCAACTCCGGCCAGCCTGTCCGATACCACCGAGCTGACTCCCAACGTGCCGTTGAAGCCGGGGCACAACCGCATCAGGGTGAACAACGCGACGAAAACTTCCGATGTGCTGGTGTGGATTAGCAAGTTGGGCACAACAAACGGACAGAGCCGCACGGCCATTTCCGATATCACGTTGCGCGCACGCTGA
- a CDS encoding Crp/Fnr family transcriptional regulator, whose translation MDVDVAGAKDARQLREFTAFDGFSDDELQRLIGAAHRISQSVPWPLIREQTPSDACFILLSGEAGVYVGQDRIAVLGPGEVIGESALRRGKLRSATVTTTGPAEVLRIERDDLDRLLEEIPALRDTMEATAARHVPVTLPPKPKPQHTKINVAVATEVAERFEQTAAIAGMSVAAALEDALSQWIERNHKP comes from the coding sequence ATGGATGTCGATGTGGCAGGCGCGAAAGATGCCCGCCAGCTGCGCGAGTTCACCGCGTTCGACGGCTTCTCCGATGATGAGCTGCAGCGTCTTATCGGGGCAGCACATCGAATTTCGCAGTCGGTGCCCTGGCCGCTGATTCGTGAGCAGACTCCGTCGGACGCTTGCTTCATCCTCCTCAGCGGGGAGGCGGGGGTGTATGTGGGCCAGGATCGCATTGCCGTGCTTGGGCCGGGGGAGGTGATCGGCGAATCTGCGCTTCGCCGTGGGAAGCTGCGTTCCGCGACCGTGACGACGACAGGGCCGGCCGAGGTGCTGCGGATCGAGCGCGATGATCTCGACCGCTTGCTCGAGGAGATACCCGCACTACGCGACACCATGGAGGCGACTGCCGCCCGGCATGTACCGGTGACCTTGCCGCCCAAGCCAAAACCGCAACATACGAAAATCAACGTCGCGGTCGCAACCGAGGTGGCAGAACGCTTCGAACAGACCGCCGCTATCGCCGGCATGAGCGTCGCGGCCGCGCTCGAGGATGCGCTCAGCCAGTGGATCGAACGTAACCACAAGCCTTAG
- a CDS encoding PPE family protein: MTAPIWLASPPEVHSALLSSGPGPGPLLAAAGQWGALSATYAEAAEELTALLGAVQAGGWEGPTAAAYLAAHGPYLMWLMQESANSAAMAIQQQTAAAAYTTALAAMPTLGELAANHATHAVLAATNFFGINTIPIALNEADYVRMWIQAAAVMGTYQAVSTSALAAAPRSTPAPPIMKADAQALTAAQAAAQPPDWQNQILQWLQAIGYTAFYDNVLQPFINWLASIPFLQALFAGIDPYLLILGNPLTYLSPLNIAFALGYPMDIATYITLLSQTFAFIAADLAAAFASGNPATIGLTILFTTVEAIGTIITDTVALLKTLLEQTAVLLAVVPLLTAPLVPLAAGAVLAPLGAKGLAALVAVPPPALPVTAPVTPPVALAPHVPPSPPAPAPVDTTTVTLTHAPSPPPTTAPPSMTGAGVGVGMENLGYMVGGLTADAKRPARASARKKASEPDSVEDPALAPTPHEPARAQRRRRAKVGQLGRGYEYMDLDADSVPDSAPGERITAAVASSGGAGALGFAGIAGKAGARPAAGLLTLADDGFDDGPRAPAMPSTWDGDPTTPDRPSGPGADCG, from the coding sequence ATGACCGCGCCGATCTGGCTGGCCTCGCCGCCGGAAGTGCATTCGGCGCTGCTGAGCAGCGGCCCTGGCCCGGGTCCGTTGCTGGCAGCCGCCGGCCAGTGGGGTGCGCTCAGCGCCACCTATGCCGAAGCGGCCGAGGAGTTGACCGCCCTCCTGGGTGCCGTGCAGGCCGGGGGGTGGGAAGGTCCGACCGCCGCGGCCTACCTGGCCGCCCACGGCCCCTATCTAATGTGGCTGATGCAGGAAAGCGCCAACAGCGCCGCAATGGCCATCCAGCAGCAGACCGCAGCTGCGGCTTACACCACTGCCCTGGCCGCCATGCCTACCCTGGGTGAACTGGCCGCCAACCACGCCACTCATGCGGTGCTGGCAGCCACCAACTTCTTCGGCATCAACACCATCCCGATCGCGCTCAACGAGGCCGACTACGTGCGGATGTGGATTCAAGCCGCCGCCGTGATGGGTACCTATCAGGCCGTTTCGACTTCGGCATTGGCCGCCGCACCGCGGTCGACCCCGGCTCCGCCGATCATGAAAGCCGACGCGCAGGCGCTCACGGCAGCACAGGCCGCCGCCCAGCCCCCGGACTGGCAAAACCAAATCCTGCAGTGGCTGCAGGCGATCGGGTACACCGCTTTCTACGACAACGTCCTACAACCGTTCATCAACTGGTTGGCAAGCATCCCGTTCTTGCAGGCGCTGTTTGCCGGAATTGATCCGTATCTGCTCATCCTGGGCAATCCGCTTACTTACCTCAGCCCGCTCAATATCGCCTTTGCCCTCGGCTACCCGATGGATATCGCCACCTATATCACCCTGCTGTCGCAGACCTTCGCCTTTATCGCCGCCGATCTGGCCGCGGCGTTTGCTTCGGGGAATCCCGCGACGATCGGTCTGACCATTCTGTTCACCACCGTCGAAGCCATCGGCACGATCATCACCGATACCGTCGCGCTGCTGAAAACCCTGTTGGAGCAGACCGCCGTACTCCTGGCCGTGGTGCCGTTGCTGACCGCTCCGTTGGTGCCGTTGGCAGCTGGTGCCGTGCTGGCACCTCTCGGTGCCAAGGGCTTGGCGGCCCTGGTTGCCGTGCCGCCGCCGGCGCTCCCCGTCACCGCGCCCGTGACCCCGCCGGTCGCGCTTGCGCCGCACGTCCCGCCCTCTCCGCCAGCGCCGGCGCCCGTGGATACGACCACCGTGACCCTCACACACGCGCCGTCGCCACCGCCGACTACCGCACCGCCGTCGATGACCGGGGCCGGCGTCGGGGTGGGGATGGAGAACCTCGGCTACATGGTTGGTGGTCTGACCGCGGATGCCAAGAGGCCAGCACGCGCGAGTGCCCGCAAGAAAGCGTCGGAGCCGGATAGCGTCGAGGATCCGGCCCTGGCGCCGACGCCGCACGAACCGGCACGGGCGCAGCGGCGCCGACGCGCGAAGGTCGGGCAGCTGGGCCGCGGCTACGAGTACATGGATTTGGACGCAGACTCGGTACCCGATTCTGCGCCCGGCGAGCGGATCACCGCGGCGGTCGCCTCATCCGGTGGCGCGGGTGCTCTCGGGTTTGCCGGTATCGCGGGTAAGGCCGGTGCCCGGCCCGCGGCAGGCTTGCTCACCCTGGCCGATGACGGATTCGACGACGGCCCGCGTGCGCCAGCCATGCCGAGCACCTGGGACGGCGATCCGACAACGCCCGACCGGCCGTCCGGACCGGGGGCCGACTGCGGGTAA
- a CDS encoding fructosamine kinase family protein, whose translation MTDFVKRQPGAPTGYFAWEAAGLRWLASVDGGVPCVPVVSVGADRLTLRRLDAVSPSREAARLFGGRLAVTHDSGAAAFGAGPDGWEGAGFFGPLSQPLPMSLRRHRRWGDFYAEERLVPMAQRAAARLDAATRAMIDDVVARCHAGDFDDDDEPARLHGDLWGGNVMWTPDGVVLIDPAAHAGHRETDLAMLALFGCPQYDAVLAGYQGVRPLRPGWRDRVGLHQLFPLLAHVVLFGGGYASQTRAAARAALAA comes from the coding sequence GTGACCGACTTCGTCAAGCGCCAGCCGGGGGCGCCCACCGGCTACTTCGCGTGGGAAGCAGCCGGGCTGCGGTGGCTCGCCAGTGTTGACGGCGGTGTGCCCTGTGTGCCGGTGGTTTCTGTCGGCGCGGACAGGTTGACCCTGCGACGGCTTGATGCGGTGTCTCCCAGCCGCGAAGCGGCGCGCCTGTTCGGTGGCCGGCTGGCCGTCACGCACGACTCCGGTGCGGCAGCATTCGGTGCCGGGCCCGACGGATGGGAGGGGGCGGGGTTCTTCGGACCGTTGTCGCAGCCGTTGCCGATGTCGTTGCGGCGGCACCGGCGCTGGGGCGATTTCTACGCCGAGGAACGGCTGGTCCCGATGGCGCAACGTGCGGCGGCGCGGCTGGATGCGGCCACCCGCGCGATGATCGACGACGTGGTGGCGCGATGTCACGCTGGTGATTTCGACGACGATGACGAGCCGGCGCGGCTGCACGGCGACCTGTGGGGCGGCAATGTGATGTGGACCCCCGACGGGGTGGTGCTGATTGACCCGGCCGCCCACGCCGGCCATCGGGAGACCGACCTGGCGATGCTGGCGCTGTTCGGCTGCCCGCAGTACGACGCCGTGCTCGCCGGCTATCAAGGCGTGCGACCGTTGCGGCCCGGCTGGCGCGACCGCGTCGGCCTGCACCAGCTGTTCCCGCTGCTGGCGCACGTGGTGTTGTTCGGCGGCGGGTACGCATCGCAGACACGGGCCGCGGCACGTGCAGCGTTGGCCGCCTAA